The Chroicocephalus ridibundus chromosome 2, bChrRid1.1, whole genome shotgun sequence genome includes a region encoding these proteins:
- the ZNF830 gene encoding zinc finger protein 830, producing MAAAGLGPGRKQVRQEELRRLMREKQRQNAGKKRIDSPFAKYNSLGHLSCTLCNAPVKSELLWQTHVLGKQHRERVAELKGTKQTASGSAATTSSHPVKRKTVDTENTELKRVKGTDEKPHTSTSGLPADFFDETKQDTANEQLSKRPGPSLLSGNYDDDDDEEEEEEEQEESNKSSVTPKTEIPPPTQEVIANSLPADFFDSKTTAAPIVSHSGSIQKAEIQEKIVERKENTAEALPEGFFDDPEVDAKVRKVDAPKDQMDKEWDEFQKAMRQVNTISEAIVAEEDEEGRLDRQIGEIDEQIECYRRVEILRNRQDLMKEKLKEAMRLRAMQEKEDEAIGSEDEEELQDLLSQDWRVKGTLL from the exons atggcggcggcggggctgggtcCGGGTCGGAAGCAGGTGCGGCAGGAGGAGCTGCGGCGCCTCATGCGGGAGAAGCAGCGCCAGAACGCGGGAAAGAAGCGGATCGATTCGCCCTTCGCCAA GTACAACAGCCTGGGGCACCTGAGCTGCACGCTGTGCAACGCGCCGGTGAAGAGCGAGCTGCTGTGGCAGACCCACGTCCTGGGCAAGCAGCACCGTGAG AGAGTTGCAGAATTAAAAGGCACTAAGCAGACAGCATCAGGTTCAGCTGCTACCACATCATCTCATCCTGTCAAGAGAAAAACTGTTGACACAGAAAATACAGAGTTAAAGAGAGTAAAAG GTACAGACGAAAAGCCACATACGTCTACATCTGG GCTACCAGCAGatttttttgatgaaacaaaGCAAGATACTGCAAATGAACAGCTTTCAAAGCGTCCAGGTCCCAGTTTATTGTCAGGAAAttacgatgatgatgatgatgaagaggaagaagaggaagaacaagagGAATCAAACAAATCTTCTGTTACGCCTAAAACTGAAATTCCACCTCCAACTCAAGAAGTAATAGCTAATTCTCTGCCTGCAG ACTTCTTTGACAGCAAAACTACAGCTGCTCCTATAGTTTCCCATTCAGGATCCATACAGAAAGCAGAGATACAAGAGAAGATAGTGGAAAG gaaagaaaacactgctgaagCTTTGCCAGAAGGTTTCTTTGATGATCCTGAAGTGGATGCAAAA GTGCGAAAAGTTGATGCTCCAAAGGATCAGATGGACAAAGAATGGGATGAATTTCAAAAGGCAATGCGACAGGTCAACACA ATTTCAGAAGCAATAGTGGcagaagaggatgaggagggacgaCTAGATCGTCAGATTGGAGAAATTGACGAGCAGAT TGAATGCTATCGCCGTGTTGAGATTTTGCGTAACCGCCAGGATCTGATGAAGGAGAAGTTAAAGGAAGCCATGAGGTTAAGAGCAATGCAAGAGAAAGAGGATGAGGCTATTGGCAGCGAAGACGAAGAAGAGCTGCAGGATTTGCTGTCTCAAGACTGGCGGGTGAAGGGGACCTTGTTGTAG